The following DNA comes from Methanomassiliicoccales archaeon.
AGGACGTGTGCACGGACAGCACCGGGCACGCCGAGATGGTCCAAGTGACCTACGATGACGAGCTGGTGAGCTACGCTCAGCTATTGGACATGTTCTGGGGCAGCCATGACCCCACACAAACGAATCACCAGGGACCGGACGTTGGTAAGCAATACCGCACGGCCATATTCTATCACGATGAGGCCCAGCGGAAGGAGGCGGAGGCCTCGAAGGCCGCCCTGGACGGTTCCGGTCGCTTCAAGCGGCCGATCGCCACCAACCTGGAGAAGGCCGGGACGTTCTGGAGGGCCGAGGAGTACCATCAGAAATATTTGCAGAAGAAGGGGCTGGGCTCCTGCCACCTATGATCCATGAGGTGTCCAGATACGCCTTCGTTCTCATAAATGACAATATTCTTATAACGACCTCTGAATAACGCCAGTCATGAGCGGCTCGGAGTTCGACCTAGCCTACTTTAAGGAGAAGGGCTTCCATCGCAGACAGTGCCCCAAGTGCCAAAGGTACTTCTGGAGCTTGGGTGACTGGGAGACCTGCGGAGAGCCCCCGTGCGAGGAGTACACCTTCATCGGCCATTCCCCGATGAACCAGAAACTTAACCTGCACCAGATGCGCGAGGCCTACTTGGGCTTCTTCGAGGAGAACGGGCACGGCCGCGTGAAACGCTACCCTATCGTGGCCCGCTGGAGGGACGACGTCTTCTTCACTCAGGCATCCATATACGACTTCCAGCCCTGGGTGCTCAACGGCGTGATAGAACCGCCCTTCAATCCCCTGACCATATCCCAGACCTGCGTGCGCTTCAACGACATCGACAACGTCGGGAAGACCGGCAGGCACTTCACCTTCTTTGAGATGTGCGCTCACCACGCCTTCAACAAGAAGGACGGCAAGTTCATCTACTTCAAGGACCGCACAGTGGAGCTGTGCCACCGCTTCTTCAGCGAGCGCTTGGGAACGGACCCTAACAAGATGCGCTACATCGAGGAGTGGTGGGAGGGCGGCGGTAACGCCGGTCCCTGCGTGGAGGTCATCCTGGACGGGGTGGAGGTAGCTACGCTCGTCTTCATGATGTACCGCGAGACCCCGGAGGGACGCAAGCCCATGGAGATGACCGTGGTGGACACCGGCTACGGACTGGAGCGCATGACCTGGGTGTCCCAGGGTGTTTCCTCTGCATACGAAGCGGTGTTCGGGCCTGTGGTGGATTGGCTCAAGGAGCTGGCGGCGGTCACGCCGGACCAGACCGTGCTCACCGAGTACAGCAAGGTGGCCGGGGCCACCAACATGAAGACCGCGGCCGATGTGCGGCGCATCCGGGAAACGACGGCGGAACGCATCGGCATCAGTTATGACGAGCTGATGCGAACGGTCGCTCCCCTTGAAGATATCTACGTCATCTGCGACCATTCCCGGGCGCTGATGCTCATGCTCAACGACGGCGTCGTACCGTCCAACGTGCGCGAGGGCTACTTCGCCCGCATGCTGGTGCGGAGGGCGCTACGCTCCATACGCTCCTTGAACCTGGACATAAGGCTGTCCGAGGCGGTGAGCCGGCAGATCGACCACTTCCAGGACATCTTCCTGGAGCTCAAGGAGAATCGGGAGGACATTCTGAACTTAGTGCAGGTGGAGGAGGACCGCTACTTCGAGACGCTAGGACGCGGAAAGCAGCTGGTGGGACGCCTGGTCAAGGACCTGAAGAAGGGCGATAAGCTGTCGGTGGAGAAGCTCATAGAGCTTTACGACTCCCACGGACTTAACCCGGAGATAGCCAAGGAGTACGCCCCGGAGCAAATCGACGTTCCAGACAACTTCTATATGCAGGTGGCCGCGCGCCACGAGAAACCGGAGACGGCGGCCGCGGCGGTGAAGGATCGGCCAGAGAGGATGCCGGAGACGCGCATGCTCTACTATGAGGACGCGGAGCTCACCGAGTTCGACGCCAAGGTCATTGCGGAGATCGACGGCGGCATCGTCCTGGATCAGACGGCCTTTTATCCCGAGGGAGGAGGGCAGGAGTGGGACCTGGGCCTCTTGAACGGCAAGAGGGTCTGCAAGGTCATCAAGATCAAGACCACCATCGTGCACTTCGTGGAGGGCGGCAACCCCAAGATCGGGGCCACGGTCCACGGGAGCATCGACCTGGAAAGAAGACAGCAGCTTATGCGCCATCACACCGCGGCGCACCTGATCAACGGCGTCGCCAGGAACCTCTTCGGCAACCACGTGTGGCAGGCCGGGGCGCACAAGGCCGTGGACCAGGCCCGGCTGGATGTCACCCACTTCGAGAACCTCACCACCGAACAGCGGGACCTGCTGGAGAAGGAGGTCAACCGGGTGGTGCTGAAGGACCTCCCCATCAACATCCAGTTCAAGCAGCGGGACGAGGCGGAGAAGCTGCACGGATACCGCCTGTACCAGGGCGGGGCCGTGCCTGGCAAGATCATCCGCGTGGTCGAAGTGCTCGGCCTGGACGCAGAGGCCTGCGGAGGGTTGCACTGCTCCCACACGGGAATGGTGGGTCTGGTACGCATCACGCGCACCAAGCGCATACAGGACGGAGTGGTGCGCATCGAGTACACCGCGGGAATGGCCGCCATCAATGGCATGCAGGCGGACAAGGGGCTGGTCGAGGAGCTGGGAGACCACCTGAACGTACCGGGAGAAAGGCTTCCCGGGGCGGTCCAGAAGCTGGAGGAGGAGCTCAAGGAGCAGCGCAAGAGGCTGGAACAGCTCTCGACCGTCATCAGCGAGCTGAGCGTGCGCGAGCTGGTGGCTTCCGCGCCAAAGGTCGGGGAGGTGCGCGTGGTGGTGCACGAGGCCCTGGCAGGCGAGGACCCCGAGGAGATGTCCAGGAAACTTGCTTCCATGCCCAAGACCGTGGCGGTCATCGGCGTGCGGGGCGAGAAGGCCAAGCTGCTGGTGGCCCGTTCCAACGATGTCGGGCTGGATTGCCGCAAATCCCTGAAGACCATAATGACCATCATGGGGGGCGGCGGCGGTGGAAAGCCCGACTACGCCCAGGGAGGCGGCGGGGACCCGGAGCTTCTACAGAAGGCCCTGGAGCAGGCCTTGGACCTCGTACGGCGGGACATGCAGGACTGAAACCCCTTCCAACATCCCTTTTTCCGAGATAATACTTATATACAGGCTTAGGATTGGCTTGCTTGACAGAATCGATACTGTTGAAGGGATCCCTCTTAAGAGGGACCTGTTCCCGGACCGGTAGCCCTATCCGGAGATGGGAACTGCAAGACACGCGGTTTGGCGTGTGGCGCACTTCGCGAGGGCGAGACTCGATTCGCGATCATCAGCGAGGGATTGACTTTGGCTGAAGCGAAGAAGACTACCAGTACAGAAGAGAAGGACGACTTCCGGTACATTGTCCGTATAGTAAACACGGACATTGACGGCAAAAAGCCCACCGTGGTCGGCCTGCAGAGCATAAAAGGCGTGGGAAAGAGAGTGGCCGAGGTCGTGGTCCGGAAGGCCGGGGTAGACCGTTCAGTTAAGATCGGTTCCTTGGACGAGGCCGCCACTGACGAGCTGGCCAACCTTATCGCAACCTATTCCGATTACGCCCCCACCTGGGCCATCAACCGCCAGAACGACTACGAGACCGGAGAGGACCAGCACATCGTCGGTACCGATCTGGACATGGTTCTCAAAGACGACATCAACCGTCTGAAGATGATCAGGTGCTACCGCGGTGTGCGCCACGAGTCCGGACACAAGGTCCGCGGCCAGCGCACCCGGTCCAACGGCAGGAAGGGATTGACCCTGGGCGTTTCCAAGGTCAGGCAAGCCCCCGCCGCCCCTGAAAAGAAGGAGGACTGAAGATGGGAGATCCTAAGTTCCCGAGAAGGAGCTTCGACACTCCTTCCCACCCCTGGCAGGGCGAGCGCATAAAGGAGGAGGCCATATTGGTCAAGCAGTACGGCCTCAAGAACAAGAAGGAGCTGTGGAAGGCCAAGACCATCCTGCGGAACCTGCGCAAGCAGTCCCGTGACCTCCAGGCCCGCCTGAGGACCGGGGAGGAACAGGCCACGATGGAGGCCGAGAACCTGCTGCACAAGTGCGCTAGGATCGGACTGCTCCCGGCAGATGGGACCAAGCTGGACGATGTCCTGGGCCTTTCCGACCTGGCCTTGCTGGAACGCCGGCTGCAGACCATGGTCTTCGCCAAGGGACTGGCCTCCACCGTGGGCCAGGCCCGCCAGTTCATCGTTCACGGACACGTTTGCATCGATGAGCAGAAGATCACCATTCCCGGTTACATCGTCACCCGCGAGGACGAGGACAAGATCATGCTGAACCCGAGGTCCCCCATAGCCGACGAGATGCACCCGCTTAAGCAAGCCCAGAAGGAGGCCGCCAAGGAGAGGGAGAACAAGAAGGAGGCTGCCGAGTTCAAGAAGGACATGGCTCAGACGAAGTTCGTTAAGCACGTGCCCAAGGACGTCAAGGAAGCCGTCCAGGACGTTGAGGACGTCCCGGCCGAGCTGCCGACCGAGGAGGTGAACTGATGGGTAAGTGGGGTATCGCCAACGTATTCGCCAGCTACAACAACATCATCATCACTTTGACCGATGTCACCGGTGCCGAGACCATAACCAAGTGCACTGGTGGAATGGTGGTCAAGGCGGCCAAGGATGAGTCGTCCCCCTACGCAGCCATGAGGGCTGCGGAGAAGGTGGCCGAGATCGCCAAGGAAAAGGGTATCGAGGGCATCCACGTCAAGGTGCGCGCACCGGGCGGTAATCGCGCCACCTCCCCTGGACCGGGCGCTCAGGCCGCCATAAGGGCCTTGGCCCGTGCCGGCCTCAGGATCGGTCGCATTGAAGATGTTACCCCTATCCCCCACGACGGAACCAAGAAGAAGGGTGGACGCCGGGGCAGAAGGGTGTAAAGGGGCGCCTTTATGCACATAAAGCTGATGAAGGACCAGGAGACCGAGACCAGCATCAAGTTCGTGGTGAGCGATGCCAGTCCGGAGAAGGTCAACGCCCTGCGCCGGGCTCTCATCATGGACATCCCCAAGATGGCCATCGATGACGTCGAGTTCCTGCTCGGCTCGATAAGGGATGAGGAAGGAAACGAGTACGAGAGCATCAGCCCGGTGTTCGACGAGATCGTGGCCCACCGCCTCGGCCTCGTTCCCATACCCACCGACCTTGAGCTTTTCGGTTTCCGTAAGAAGTGCTCCTGCGGCGGCGAGGGCTGCCCTAGCTGCACCATCTTGTACAAGCTGGAGAAACGCGGACCCTGTGAGGTCTATTCCGGGGACCTGGATTCCCTGGGCGGAGACGCTTATCGGCCCAAGGACGAGCTCATCCCCATCGTGCGCCTGGGCGATCGGCAGGGCATACTGGCCTACGCCACCGCCGAGCTGGGCACGGGAAGGATTCACGCCAAATGGCAGGCCACCCACGGAGTGGGCTACAAGTACATGCCCACGGTCACCATCGACCCGAAGAAGTGCGATAACGGCGGAAGCTGCATCGCGATCTGCCCCAAGCACGTCATGGCCTTCAAGGACAAGAAGGTGCAGGTAGTGGACAACAATGCCTGCATCCTCTGCAAGGATTGCGTGAAGGTCTGCCGCATCGGTGCCATATCCATCAAGGGCTCCGAGAACACCTTCATCTTCGAGTTCGAGACCGACGGCTCCCTGAGCGCCAGGGTCGCCCTGGTCAAGGCCCTCGAATCTTTGGAGCAGACCTTCGACGAGTTCCGCGAGAAGATCGCCTCCCTCGAAGGTTGAAACGTTAGCAAGGCGGCAGTGCCCGCCATCCTTTCCATTTTTTCATTTGTCAATAGCGGACGGCATGCTCAGAAATCGTCCAGGCAGATGGTCTTCTTGACCGGGGCGGCCGTTTCCTCCGTTAGCTCCTGGTCCTCCTCCGGGGCGTCGGGGTCCGATCTCGGCCAGATCTCCTCTGGACCCTCCTCCCCGCCTTCATCGAAGGAGTCCAATGTGGCCGCGCTCTCCTCCTTGCCGAATATGGAGATGATGGATTCCTCAATGAGACGGATGCGCTGCTGGGTGTAGTCGGAGACGGCGAAGTCCCGGCCTATCCTGCTGGTTACCTCGAGGTACTTCTTGACGCTGGCCTCGTAAACCGTCAGGTTCAGCTTGTGCCCGCAGTAGCAGTGGCCGCTGAGGGGCACCCGGCGATAGCTCTCACCGCACTTGGTGCAGCGGAACTTCTGCCCGGAGAAGCTGTTGAGGTTGCCGATAAGGTCAGGAAGGAAGTGCTTGGTGATGACCCTGGAAACGACATCCCCCTCGTCCACCGCCCTTATGCGCTTGGCCAGCTCCACCTGGGCTGTCATCTTGTCCATCATGGTCTCGAGGGTCTTGTAGGCCGATTCCGGCGGCCCTTCGGCGATGTCGTTGGTATCGTGGGTGATGCCGAAGCCCTCGTATTGCAGCAGGGACTTGATGCGCTCGGAGACCAGGTCCATGCGCCCTTGCACTTCCTTGGGATGTTTCATCTCCACGCTGGCCCGGTAGAACTCGAGGGGGTATTCCCAGAGCACGTCGATGTTCTGGGCCTCCTTGTCCACCTCGTTGGGGTCCAAGCGAATGCCCAGCACCAGAGGGGCGTCCATGAGCCCGCCCCGGCTGTCCGGAAGGTAGGAACGGGAGAAGTTGAGCAGACCGTCCAACAAAAGCACTACGCTGTCCTCGTCCCCGTCGGCGTTCCGCCTCTTGGCCGCGTGGAAGAAAGGGTGCCCGAAGCACACACTGGCCCGAGTGAACCCGATCATGCGGCAAAGTATGCCGCCAGAGGTGTGGGGCGCCAGACCCATGGTCAGTTGTCCGATAAGGTCCTCCTTACTCTTGGCGTTGTAATATCTGGGCAGACCGTAGAACTTGTCCAGCAGGTCATCCACGAAATTGGAAACCCGCACCATGAAGTCCCCGCAGGAGATCGACGGAACGATGTCCTGGACCTTCAGCTCGCACAGCTGTTCGGGGTCGGTCAGGGGCTGGTCGTGCACGTCGAACTCGTATCCCAGCTCACGCGCTCTCTCCACGCTTAGTCCGATCTCCCGGGGCCGGAAATGGGTGAGCGGGACGTCGGTCAGGTCGAAGCGGATGGTGCCGTCCTTGTTGACGTAGATCTCGTGCTTGCGACGTAGGATGCCCTTTTCCAGGGGCTCGGGGTTGAGGTCCTTGGACTTCAGCTCCTTCTCCCCTTTGAGCTTTGTTAATAGGCTCTTCTCACCCAAAGAGATGCGGGCCTGCTCCAGCATGTCCTTGACATCGAGGGATATCTCCTGGGCCTCGCC
Coding sequences within:
- a CDS encoding DNA-directed RNA polymerase subunit D, which translates into the protein MHIKLMKDQETETSIKFVVSDASPEKVNALRRALIMDIPKMAIDDVEFLLGSIRDEEGNEYESISPVFDEIVAHRLGLVPIPTDLELFGFRKKCSCGGEGCPSCTILYKLEKRGPCEVYSGDLDSLGGDAYRPKDELIPIVRLGDRQGILAYATAELGTGRIHAKWQATHGVGYKYMPTVTIDPKKCDNGGSCIAICPKHVMAFKDKKVQVVDNNACILCKDCVKVCRIGAISIKGSENTFIFEFETDGSLSARVALVKALESLEQTFDEFREKIASLEG
- the alaS gene encoding alanine--tRNA ligase encodes the protein MSGSEFDLAYFKEKGFHRRQCPKCQRYFWSLGDWETCGEPPCEEYTFIGHSPMNQKLNLHQMREAYLGFFEENGHGRVKRYPIVARWRDDVFFTQASIYDFQPWVLNGVIEPPFNPLTISQTCVRFNDIDNVGKTGRHFTFFEMCAHHAFNKKDGKFIYFKDRTVELCHRFFSERLGTDPNKMRYIEEWWEGGGNAGPCVEVILDGVEVATLVFMMYRETPEGRKPMEMTVVDTGYGLERMTWVSQGVSSAYEAVFGPVVDWLKELAAVTPDQTVLTEYSKVAGATNMKTAADVRRIRETTAERIGISYDELMRTVAPLEDIYVICDHSRALMLMLNDGVVPSNVREGYFARMLVRRALRSIRSLNLDIRLSEAVSRQIDHFQDIFLELKENREDILNLVQVEEDRYFETLGRGKQLVGRLVKDLKKGDKLSVEKLIELYDSHGLNPEIAKEYAPEQIDVPDNFYMQVAARHEKPETAAAAVKDRPERMPETRMLYYEDAELTEFDAKVIAEIDGGIVLDQTAFYPEGGGQEWDLGLLNGKRVCKVIKIKTTIVHFVEGGNPKIGATVHGSIDLERRQQLMRHHTAAHLINGVARNLFGNHVWQAGAHKAVDQARLDVTHFENLTTEQRDLLEKEVNRVVLKDLPINIQFKQRDEAEKLHGYRLYQGGAVPGKIIRVVEVLGLDAEACGGLHCSHTGMVGLVRITRTKRIQDGVVRIEYTAGMAAINGMQADKGLVEELGDHLNVPGERLPGAVQKLEEELKEQRKRLEQLSTVISELSVRELVASAPKVGEVRVVVHEALAGEDPEEMSRKLASMPKTVAVIGVRGEKAKLLVARSNDVGLDCRKSLKTIMTIMGGGGGGKPDYAQGGGGDPELLQKALEQALDLVRRDMQD
- the msrA gene encoding peptide-methionine (S)-S-oxide reductase MsrA; the encoded protein is MPIKKATFAAGCFWGVEATFQKVKGVVQTEVGYMGGHTEAPTYQDVCTDSTGHAEMVQVTYDDELVSYAQLLDMFWGSHDPTQTNHQGPDVGKQYRTAIFYHDEAQRKEAEASKAALDGSGRFKRPIATNLEKAGTFWRAEEYHQKYLQKKGLGSCHL
- a CDS encoding 30S ribosomal protein S4, producing MGDPKFPRRSFDTPSHPWQGERIKEEAILVKQYGLKNKKELWKAKTILRNLRKQSRDLQARLRTGEEQATMEAENLLHKCARIGLLPADGTKLDDVLGLSDLALLERRLQTMVFAKGLASTVGQARQFIVHGHVCIDEQKITIPGYIVTREDEDKIMLNPRSPIADEMHPLKQAQKEAAKERENKKEAAEFKKDMAQTKFVKHVPKDVKEAVQDVEDVPAELPTEEVN
- a CDS encoding 30S ribosomal protein S13 gives rise to the protein MAEAKKTTSTEEKDDFRYIVRIVNTDIDGKKPTVVGLQSIKGVGKRVAEVVVRKAGVDRSVKIGSLDEAATDELANLIATYSDYAPTWAINRQNDYETGEDQHIVGTDLDMVLKDDINRLKMIRCYRGVRHESGHKVRGQRTRSNGRKGLTLGVSKVRQAPAAPEKKED
- a CDS encoding 30S ribosomal protein S11; translation: MGKWGIANVFASYNNIIITLTDVTGAETITKCTGGMVVKAAKDESSPYAAMRAAEKVAEIAKEKGIEGIHVKVRAPGGNRATSPGPGAQAAIRALARAGLRIGRIEDVTPIPHDGTKKKGGRRGRRV